The Lonsdalea populi genome window below encodes:
- a CDS encoding methylglyoxal synthase, with amino-acid sequence MELKLTTRQIEAHKHIALVAHDHCKESLLEWIAANKPKLAGHHLYATGTTGNLIELHTGLPVKSMMSGPMGGDQQVGALIAESKIDMMIFFWDPLNAVPHDPDVKALLRLATVWNIPVATNRSTADFLVNSDMFTQPVDIAIPDYQRYLQARLR; translated from the coding sequence ATGGAGCTTAAGCTCACTACCCGTCAAATCGAAGCGCACAAGCATATTGCGCTGGTCGCGCACGATCACTGCAAAGAGTCGCTGCTGGAATGGATCGCCGCCAATAAACCTAAGCTCGCCGGACACCACCTCTATGCGACGGGAACGACCGGTAACCTGATTGAGCTCCACACCGGCCTGCCGGTTAAAAGCATGATGAGCGGACCGATGGGAGGCGATCAGCAGGTCGGCGCGCTGATCGCGGAGAGTAAGATCGACATGATGATATTCTTCTGGGATCCGCTGAATGCCGTACCGCACGACCCGGACGTGAAGGCGCTGCTGCGTCTGGCCACCGTCTGGAATATTCCGGTCGCCACCAACCGCTCCACGGCGGATTTCCTGGTGAACTCCGATATGTTCACTCAGCCCGTCGACATCGCCATTCCCGACTATCAGCGCTACCTGCAGGCCCGCCTGAGATAA